The window CGACCGTTTTTTATACGCACCTAAGcctatttttctataattgttttctttatgtattcaataattatgtccaaatgttatttataacttactaAAACTGTgactttttataaatcattttatatacttagctATATTGGGTTGGTGAAGGGCCTGTGGCTAACTTAAAGTGCTcgtctttaaaattttacatatgtatagacACGTGGATAGTAGTTTGACAAGAAAGCGATTACCTTAGAACAAAGAGTTTTCGAAACTaagtataaaagaaacaacTTTCAATCTCCCATTACGGCGTAGGTATCTTAGATTACATAATCAAATGTTAGTTCAAAGGGTGTCTGTTTTCAGTACCTGGTGTACCGATAAAATTATGGCGatgttattgaaattattatgtgCTGCTTGTCTGAGATTATATTGATGCACCATTTGCTTGTTATTAAGTCCTCCAGTCGCTCTCTACGACTATATCCAATTGTTTAAATCACAAGTCGTATTGCACGTCGCAACACTCTGGTTATATAAGTAGCAAATTATCCTTTCCAACATATACCAATaagcaaaatgaaaaataaataacaccgACTGATTTgtccttaaattttttttgtttgtaaactttttactGCACaattttctaaatgttttaaatctaTCACTATTTTCCCTCAGGCCTATGGAGACGACGAGAGTACTGCGATGTTGACTCAAGAGCTGTTGGTGTATTTGGCCATGTTTATCCGCACCGAGCCGCAACTCTTCCTGGAAATGCTGCGTCTTCGCGTCGGACTCATCATTCAGGTAATCTTCTTTCATTATTGCTTACCTTGTCTTTAAAAACTTTCTGACTGACTGGTTAAGTGTTATCGAAAGGAGGATAAAGAAGACGACTCGATCTTGTGAAAAATTGACGTGTCAATTGAACTccaataaaatagtttttgtcaTAGTCAGGTATAGCCGATTGCTAAGAACTATTCGACTATACTAtttatagtaggtataaacaaaagtataggtcaaaagtacccgaaaccgccgagcttgcatgaagagagttatgaatgtggatgaagcgaaggaagtatgcagagatcgtgacaagtggaaagaggtagtctctgcctacccctccgtgaaagaggcgtgattttatgtatgtatgtatactatttacaatatactcgtatgtacacAGTCAAAACGTCCCGCCCGATACATTAATCAACATAATATTCTAGAAACGATTTATGATTCATAGACCTACCGCAAATTTTTAATCGTTCCTTAAGGTGATGGCAACAGAACTATCGCGTACTTTGTCCTGTGATGGGGAAGAAGCCTCCGAGCACCTCCTCAACCTGTCTCCCTTCGAGATGAAGAACCTGCTGTACCATATCCTAAGTGGCAAAGAGTTCGCGATCAACAGTGGTAAGCAAgctgttacatatttttatctaataaggaaacatacatacctacatataatcacggggaagacagagtcaacagtcttgaaatcactgataggccacgttcagcttcatTTGTCttaaggatagaattgagattcaaatagtgatagtttgctagcccatcgcttaaaaatagaatcccaagtttgtaagcctatcccgtagtcgacatccatgggaaagagatgccttgtggttcccggcactaaaaaaggttaggaccactccatctctttccaatggaatAAGGAAAATGTGAACAAAAATCTGAAATTAAGAAAGTGTGCCAAAGGAATTGCTGAACAAAAACTATCGTCTTGAAAAATCCTTTCCATTTTCCTCCCAATATTTTACATCGAACCAAGGGTCATTAGTTCCttgttcataattttatttaaaaaatatttatgtattcttTACAAACACCTAGAACATGCAGACATGTTTAGAACTATAGTTGTGCACACGGAATACAGAAATTGTGCGGTTTTGATATACTCGCAAGCTAAGTTTACTTtagaatgtaaatttttatattcatatttgtTTGGTATCATGATAAAgtctctatttatttatgtatataataccGCTTCTTTTCAGCAAATTCCCTGTATGTTATAAAGGAAAAGATCAGTAAGAGTAAAGGCGAGTTTATCCCACAGTTAGCTTATGTCCGTCTTGAGTGTCCCCGACCAGTCactactttgttttatttaaaactgttcTAATTCGGACTGAGGGTTGCTTTGTGTGTTTGTGAGCCGAttgtttaattacttattgtCTATATAAAATTCAGATAAGATTTACCTTAGATACCATTATCACGCTAGTGCAGTAATTTATGTACCCCTTGCACCTTTTTTCAATGATGGAtgaatttctatttaaaacatatatatctgtctgtgttgaataaaatatttattggttGTTTAGTTTATTGAGAATTGAAAAATCGTCCATTTGTTAGCCATGTTATGGTGAGTGAGTGTTCAAACTCAATAGTTGTAGACCACATCATCATATTGTAAAACGTATAACAAACattagaagtgttaacttaaCGTAAAGCTATCGGTTTGCTTGgatcttaacaatttttttttaagtatgagtTTTTTGAGAGCATTGATCAAAGCTCAAAACTTGAGCACAAACTTACCATGATAGTTCCCCTTTTCATTCTATTTTTCCTTAAGTTTGTTCTTGcatttatatgtacattaaaATCTCTtgattaacaattattttaaaatatttttcaatacctGTTTAGCATAGAActctttttttagtattttcttaTCATCGCTTAAATtctaaatcaatattaatatgtaatcgtcatattgttattttagtaGGTCGCGGCAACTTCTCCATCGTTAGCAACAAGTCCAACCGATATGGAAAGAAATCGCAGATCGTGTTGGAGGGCCAATCTTTGCAAGGGACTATTGATGACAGTAagatttgttaattaattataaacaaattataagattattatttataggacAATCATACGCCCTTTATGTGTTATGTATACGAGCATATGTAGTCtcattaaatatgtatgcTTTTTACTTTATGTTGATTGAGTTTTTAGACTggctattacatacatatccaatcacgtctttatcccttatagCGCCAAGAGtctcgtaaagactgaaataccgcgttcagctgtatggcttatatGGACTATattccatcgcctaaaagaagaatcccaagtttataagcccatctctaagtacatatatagcAAGTATTTGTAGCTTTTCGGGTaaacggagccaacagtctcaaaacaGGCGTTagctttgaatattttaagaaaataaagtatattgtaaaattattatctaacaATTAATCGTTTTCCATTTACTCCAGCCCCGATAGCAGAACCAGACCGCCAAGGCCAGTGGCTGCGCCGAAGAAGACTCGACGGAGCCCTTAACAGAGTGCCGCGGGACTTCTACCCGAGGGTGTGGGCGGTGCTCGAGAGGGTAAACTATTCAAGGATTTGTTTCTCATGTGTTTCTCACCAGACTCTTTTATATTACGGAGTTGATTTCCAATTGGCAagttttgtattgttttgatTGAGGTTTCTCTTAGGCAGTTTTGTTTTTCGTATTATAAGTGTCTTATATTGTTTTTGACACTCAGAGAAATTGtctaaactataaaaaattaggctaagaatatgtagatatgtatatgaatgtatggtagttattctatatttcacataaaaaaatactgacgATTTGACTTTACATAGGCTTCTACAAGCGAAGCCGCGTATGGAAGTTTGGAAAtattactaaatataattaatatgtttaCAGTGCCAAGGTTTAATAATACAAGGGAAAGTCCTCCAACCGAATTTGACCCAAGAGATGACCTCCGGAGAGTTGAAATTCGCGCTGGCCGTGGAAACAGTACTTAACTCTATACCACAACCGGAGTACCGACAACTGGTGGTGGAAGCGCTGATGGTTCTAACCCTGGTGGTGGAATACAAGGCGGTGGCGCATCTGGGCGGAGTCATACATGTGGAGAATTTGGTGCACAAGGCTAATCAAATCTTTTTAGAAGATCAAGTAAGTTATCATATTaatgcataaaatcacgccttatCTCAAAAAGGGTTGGTGGAGACTATATCCTTCcgtttgccacgatccctgcatacttcttcctGCTACACTACATTTATAACTGTCTTCATGTAAGCTTGAAGGTTTATGCtgctcttgacctgacctttcgcgtTCGGAATACCGCTATCTGGTTTCAAGTGTGGAAGGTAGTAGAAGCTCTGATGGTTCTGACCCTGGTGGTGGAATACAAGACGGTGGCGTATCTGTGCGGATCCATACATATGGAGAATATAGTGTTTACATAGTTATACCTTCCAAGTTTTAGACGgatgtaaataatgtttagTTTTTACGTTTTTAGTTGAAAATGCATTAGCTAATAGATGCATTCAAGAATATCTTGGAACACAAAACATCTTGGCCGAAAACCATCGCAGGTCGatgatataaaaagaatttaaatcaGTCTTCAAATAAGTATGCGACCTTTGCGAGCAACGAGGCACGTTTCAGtgtatatttatagaaatgaACATGATTGAAACGCCAATTGCAACAATATTAATGTGCAAACAAAGATTGTTAGCTTTTGTTTccatatacttatttaatttcgtaactCGAAATTAAGCAACCCTTTTTATTCTGAGCAgttgaaattaataatgtttgatATACTTCTTAAATTCTTCGTATTTGAtacaatatttgaaataaaggactaaataaaaaatatcctgTACTTTAACATAATTCACTTTCCGCAGATGCGCTGCAACGGCGACGCAACGTTATGCTGCGCCAAGACAGAGACCATGGGCTCCCCAGCCGGCGCGCTGGTGTGCGGCGGCGCGGCCACAGTCTGCCAGCACCTTTACGACAGCGCCCCCAGCGGCTCCTACGGCACCATGACGTATCTCGCTAGAGCTGTTGCTTCGTTACTGTCTGACCGTATACCAAATGCTGATCCCATACAGTGTGCCATCTCTTAAGATTTTCAGCAACAATAAATGTAACAGTAAAACTTTCAAACATAAACTTAAGCTATCTCAGATATGTTATTCATACTTTGGTAtattactgaaaaaaatagaagTAGTTTTAGTGTTGAATCGTCTTAGTTACACTCATATGGTGTTGAAATATCttggtttatatatatacttacgtaTGTATGGCGTAACTTCGATACTTTTATATATCAAACATAAAAGTATCGAGGTTAATGAAACAGATGGTTATATcgacgaaaataaaaaatacacttgTCTTCTAGGTAAGGCCAGTGTGTGATTGTATATCATCTAATTTGTTATTAACGTTGCCTATTTTATACTCATAtacaattacatattttttttagatattacattattgaaaaaatataacagtaTTTTAATAGGATTGTTTAATGGGTCACAAAGTTTATGTACCTAGTATTAGGAGACCATGTTGGTTAtgatttgtaatatttaaatatttgtaataataattttcatatcatgttttataaatttgtaacagccgtgaatatatgtataatgccCAATTGAACATGCAACAAAATATTATGGATATTGCTCATATGTTCCACAatactgttttttattttcggcacacccatataaattgttaaatcattattaaataaaaacaaataaaaatgcccatcgttttttagtttatatttacGCAACTGTTTTATGCCACCTTCTGTATAAGAACCTATGTACAAGGATTAGGGAACTTTATAATTCAAAACACTCTACCACATGAAAGAAACATGTCTATCTAATTCAATATAACATTTTGTctaaaacataacaattttatacatttccaATCAAACTCAATTTGACTACATGAGCAAAACAGCTAAGCTTCGTCTTTTTTCCCGAATGGGTTCATTTTGGCGAGCCACGATGTGGTGCTTCTGTAAtgaataacaaatttaaactaGAGAActaatacaaaacaaacaggACCAGAGGGACACAATGAAAAATTGTAGAACAAAAATGGGAGTGTAGAGCAAGCAAGTGAAATATATCAAGTGGAAACCCAtattctgcctaccccaatgggaaaaagttttttaaatacggAATATATCCTCCAGTTGTTAATGTTGGTgagtaaaaattataagaaattcTATATTGTTAAGGcattgggctagcaacttgtcactactTGAGTTACAAGTCCACCAAGAAAccacacagctgaatgtggtctttcagtatttttaagactgtttgctctctctaccccacaagggatatagacgtgactatatgtataagacAAGATCATGGTTAGAGGAAACCTAACTCCTACTGTGGGTCGCAATCAGGGTTAAGACCAtactttatgttttaaatagacTTGGGGCTATAATATTTAGCTGGAAAGCTAAGAAATGGAATTGTGgttcagatagtgacaagtCATTGGAGCAGATAGTAAAAGCCAACCAAGGGAAAGGCCTCGATTGGCTTTTTACTATTTGTGTAAGAAGAAAAGCATAGGTTTTGTACTCACGTTATATCATCAGCAGACGTAGAGCTACCCTCGATACCTGCTGCTTTCAACTTTTCCACAAGGTTCTTCCTGTACACATTCTTTAGAGGAACTGGTTTGTTGGCAGCCTCCTTTTGCTTGGCCACTTTAGTAAGTGCTTCATACCAGGTTAACCCATACCACTCAATTTCTTCAGGCGTGtactaaaaattacaaaattaaaataaatctgctTAGCAGTGCTagaaatttttttctataatttaaaaaaaattatatgtaagatGAATTTTTCTAGTTTCATTATTACAAGCACTAATAAAGTCTAAAATTCTTAATATTGCATTACTGCATAAATCTGTATTTATAGgaaaaatattagattttaAGATTGTCTTATCCTACAAAATGTATTCAAAAATAAGGTACATACTGATGtcaaatatgttttgtattcttcataaatttctttttgtttctgaGCATCATGTGCATATCTTGGGCACCCATTCATAAGTTCAGTTAGTATTTGCTTCTTAAGCTTCAATGCCAACATTGACACTAAGTCGCAGGCTGGTGTCTTGAGCAAATAATGGTCAAATCCATAATGATCATTGATAAGGCTTATGGTCCGGTCAGTGACGGTAACCGACAGATGAGTGTTCAACACTTCAGACTTTACAACAGTTCTCTTTAGAACTGGCACCCAGTAGTGTGGTACTCTGCGTCGGCGAGTATCACGTTTCTGAAAACCtgagataaatatatagtttgttaaattttgtCTTTGAAGTGTGGAaagtttgaaattaatttgaaaataaaaggttaagtgaattaataataaaaaggtattaaattgttttaagaatatacatataatgatgaaatttataattggtTTGTAAGTGTTAATTAACATATACTCATTAACAGCTAACCATAATTGATCTAATTTCCAAATCaaatatgtaaaagaaaatataaacatttaactaattaatacaaaaacagaacataaatatacttaccttTGACTACAGCCTCACCACCCCATATTCCATCATGGACTTCAGCAGGGTATTTCAGTGGAATTGGTATGTTTTGAATCGGAAATGTCTCTCCAGTCAGCTCATCACGCTTCCACTTGCCTTCTTGAGGTACAAAGTGGACAGCAGCTGGTTTGAGTACTTTCCACTCGCGCCAAAACTTCTTATAGGCTTGAGGCAACTCTGATGCTATACCTATTTCAAATCTACCTTTTCTCTTAAAAGTTTTTGATAGATGACGCGCAGTAGCCTGAAAGAGTATTACGCATACATAGAGGTCGTCTCAAACAAAATGATCGAGTAGATTAAATTacagtaaatatattattttttttagttatgatAAGAACGATTAAATCCTCACCTGGAGTCGCGATGATGccatttattattctatttaaattgctgcaaccataaaatatataataataccaaattaattttagtgtCTACAAAATTTGACAAACCAGTAACCaggttatttttttgatttgatgtGTGTGACATTGATTGATATTgcttaactatattttttaatagaattttgAAGGCTCTTCATTTCACATCTTATAAATTCTATGTTTGTACCAATCACTTGGTCCCCGCGGAAACAAATTGCTAAGTAGGCAAGTTGCAAACAAATTTTGCCAGTCGGTCGCCTTTATAACCTTAGAGCgttcatttaattatatttagcgTCGCGTAGAGgctttaagtttttaatgcCTGTGCAAtaacgtttaaaaatattaatggatGATGTGGATAAAACAATGACAATGACAGCTAATATTTCAACATTGCAAATTGCAACAAATGCAAATGTTAAAGTGGTGGTCAgtggataaaaataatgttaattgtACCTTCATATCTTCAATTCCTGGCAGTAATTtgatttctaattaaaattcgGTAAACCTGAAGTGTAAAAAGTGaatcatattttttgcatACATGTTTGCCGAGTGTAACGAACAATGTCGGATAATAAAAAGGTCGATAGTCCTCAGGACGAGGACAAATCAGATAATATCGATAGCTCCATAGCAGTGTCCATCAGTGAAATAGCGAGTCCAAGTGGAAGTGTTAGAACAGCAAAGGTACAAAACTACTATCTACTACTAAGTGGAGGTCCAATACCTCAAGGTCGTCGATCGTTTTGTCCTTCAGTTACTTCTCAATCTTACTCACGAGTTCTATTAActtcttattttttcatcatttatcTAACTTTCTAGATTATTTCTTATTGTTTGAGTTTGATATTGTTTTGATTAGACATATCAATCTAAGTACCATATGGATATTTATTACAGACTTCACAGCGTATAACTACATCATCTGATAGACAATTAAAGTTTGAAAGGGCCCAAAAAGCCTTAGAAAATGCAGCTCTTGTTTCGAAACGCATCAAAGAACACCGAAAAGCAACTGCAGAGCTACTTGGTCGACCATTTGGTAAGTGGACTTGTTATAACTAGTTTCCTATCAATATTATGGGGTTTGACAGGGATGGCGAACTTGTCACTATACCTGTCGACTGATAAACAATTAGGACCACCATCTATCAAGAGTGATATGACTtggaagataaataaatataaaatatatatattgtatcaatcaaaattatattacttcATGATATACTTACTTTATCATATATCAgttgtaataaatttgaaatcagTTCAAAAGAATAGATGtacaaaacaaagaaaactGAAACACCATCTGTCATCATTATCATCCTAGCCTTGTTCCCAGTGGCAGCCTCACCTCTAAGGTGGAGCCCAAAAATGTCAATGACCATACATACTAATGATTCCCTTTTTCCCGTTTGTAATCTTTAACttattcatcatcatcatcagaaTCATGATTATACATTAAATTGCCAGAAACTGCACATTCACAGTGTAATTATGTTTCAAAGGATGATGATGCTGTAAATAAGATATAGTGAAATTTTGTAGTAATTACTTATATTGTgccatttttaaatctttcagAAGATGATGATGCAGGGGATACTGCATCAGAAATGGCATCCACCGTGAGTGAGAGAACTGGTTATTCTGTAGCAACCGATACTTCTACAACTTTGTCTGTTAAAGAGGCCTTAAatagtaagtttttttttgtacaacatTTTCCCCTTAATTAACCTGTGACAGATGTCTTTTTGAATTACCTTTTAGGAGAAAATTACTTGCAATtcaaatgaatataataaaaattgcctAAGCAAAATAGACTTTTTACAATGAAATCCATTTGCCTTTATATTGATCTTTTTATCTTGACTAAactgatttattttagttatataGGGCATGGGAACATCCAGAAAAGAAAGTATTTTAGCCTTGGATAATTATccaattatatatagataattatGCAAGGCTAAAATACTTTCTTTTctgattcataaaatatttgttaaagtACTTAGaacaataattacaaatatttgttacaGTACCTGGTATTAGTGAAAGTTTAGCAAATACTTTGAAGCAAAAAGAACTACTAATGGAGAGAATTAAGCAATATAAGGAAATTAGTAAAAGACCAATAGCAATAAAATCTACTGCTAGTAGAAAAGAGTCCATAGCAGATATAAAGGCAGAAGTAAAAAAGGTaaacaaaattcaataaaattctcagaaataaattttgacagTACATAAACACTTATTCTCTATTTTTCAGACTTCTGATAATACagatttaattcaaattataaatacagtaaaagagaaagaaaacATGTTAAACATATTGCAAGTGAAGATGAAAGTAATGGAAACAACAATATTAGATTTGCAGGAAAAAATTAATGAGAAGGACCAAATTATTGAAGCAAAGAATATGGCAACAAGTTTGATGTCAGATAGTTTGAGTAAAAAAGGTAAGACTTCATATTTGttcttacaaaattaaatttaaattaaaaattacctacatatacaatacaatacaaattatctttatcacccattataaaatacatatgtattagaAACATCATGAACATGTTGagcaaatataatataatattaatattatggaTTAATGCACCATATtggtttaacaatatttttaaagaggaaataattatttgtaatttaaataatatatatttttttcagacaaAGACTCTATGGCATTACTTGAAGATACAAGGCAACAAATGACTAAAATGCAAGAAAATTTCATATCTATGGAGTCTGAATGGAAAGAAGAGAAGCAGAAATTATTGAaggaaattgaattaaaagacGAAAAGCTTAAACACCTGGAGGAAGCAAACACTATTCTAGAAAACTCACGGTTTGAAATAAGTGTGGCTCATTCAAAATTAGCTGAAAAATTggaacttaaaaataaagagattgAAAATCTTATGGCTACTATAGAAAACTTGTCAAAAGTACAAACAGAAAAATCTTCATTGAAAGAAATAGACGATATTGAAGAAGAAAAAGGatcaaaagaaataacaagTATGGTGGAACTCTCCAAGAAAATTGAGCTATTGGAAGATCTTAACTGTCAGATAAGAAAGACTAACAAAGAACTTGAGAATAAGTTGGCTACAATAAGTGAACAAAAATCACCAGCAACTAGTTCTTCTATGAAAAAGGGAAGCCCTCTGCTAAGCCGAAAAGGAAAAAATGTAGCTGCCAAAATGAAATCCCCTTGGAGTAACTTGTCTTCCGAATCAATACCTCAAGAAactgataaaaaaacatttaaaaatgaagtaaccaaatttgaaatgttagTAAAGTCACTCAACAAAGAAATTTTAGACAAAGAGTATATAATATCCCAAAAAGATTTATTGGTTAACGAGttaaaatcttcaaatttGGAAAAAGAAGCTATTATTGAGAAACttcaaaatgtacaaaaggagCCTAAAAATGATACTGTGGATTTTGGTACTATAActgaaaacattgaaaaattGGAATCAAAGTTTGTTCAAGGGGAATCAGAACTTGATGTAACTAAAGCTAGTCAGTCACAGGATGTCACTGATCTTGAAGACAAACTGAGATGCGCTCAGCAACAAATTGATACGCTTAATGCAGACATTGACActgcaaacaaaaatatgataaaagttAAATCCAATAATAAgttgaaaattaaacaaatgcaAAAGACAATTGATAATTTCAGTAAGGTATCAGATGCTAATGCTGAGATTGTGAGACTTAGTGAAGAATTACATCAATTGTCTCAAAAAATTGCTGAATTGGAAGAGGAAAAGGGTAATTTACAACTACATCTTGTAGATTATGATAGTGGCAGATgtgagtataaaataaattatcgtcAAATGAGTGTAAATTTAGTTAATTTACACATAATTTCACATAATCTTTTTTACAGTGACTGACAGTGagctttacaaaaaaatggtTGAGATGGAAGGTTTGGCAGAAACAAGACTGAAAGCAATCAGTACGTTAGAAACACAAAAATTTGAACTTGTACAAGGTATGTCTTAACTGTAATATGTCATAATATCTAATTCTTAATAATCTGGCCAAGTACATGTTCGGACCATGCGCATTTTAGGATTTCGTAGTTGTCCATCACAGTAAAATTGCTTTATATTTTGAGCCCCAACACACTAGTAtttgttttagatttttaCCTTTTGAAAAGGTTGCCTATGGAACCCTCACTTGTTTCTAAGACAACCTTCAAGATTTCATTCTTCATAAGGATAAAACGAATCATTTGTCAAAGCATCATTGACAAATGTCTGTGAAAAaatctgtggcgcagcggtagaacgcttgtctgtgacaacggagggccgggttcgaatcccggccagggcatgatgagaaaagaactttttctgattggcctgggtcttggatgtttatctatctaagtatttattataaaatatcgttgtatctcgtaacacaagtctccaacttacttcgaggctaactcaatctgtgtaatttgtcccgtaaatatttatatttatttatttaagacttTAAAAAAGCAAATGTCATTTTGGAGAATAATAGCCATCATCAGCTGCGACGTGGCTTCGGCATATGACATTCCTCTTAtagaaattgtatttttggGAAACATCCCCAAccattttctttgttttgtgTCTTTTAACTAAATAGTGAATATTCACTCACTTATCGGTAACTTTTTACTTCAGAGCTCCACATGCTGCAGCAAAAATATGTTGAAATGGAAGATAAATTAGCAGATATGTCACAATTTCAAAATGAGCAAGTTTGTTCTGAAATGAAGTCTGTACAACTAGAAGAACAAATTGACCACCTTATGGCATCCAAGAAAGAGTTGGAACTAATTGTAGAACAGCTTAAATTAGACAAAGATCAGTTGAACGAAATGATAAAACATTTACAAGAGGAAAAAGAAGAGATTCTTCATAAGTTGGAAAGTTatattcaagaaaatattGACCTTACTGATAAACTTGAGAAATTGAGTGCAGAAAAAGTAAGTTCAGCAGAATCTATTGAAATCGTTGAATCGTTAACGACTCAGGAAAAACTAGAACTTGAGGAATATAATAAGGGCAAAGTTAACACAACCCTGGATGATGAATTTAAGCAACCCGGTGAAGGAAACAATGGTCAAAAAACAATCCAAAGTTTAATAGAGCAAAGTGATGATTTGAACGAGAAAATTGAATTGTTTACGCATGAGCGACAAGAAGTAATGGAAAAAATGGCAAGAATCCAGATAGAAAATGAACAGTTGATTGGTAAAATAGAGCAATTAACTAGTCATTGTAATTCGTTACAAGCAAATATTGAGctattaaataatgaaaaatctgAACTGCTTACCTTAAACA is drawn from Amyelois transitella isolate CPQ chromosome 6, ilAmyTran1.1, whole genome shotgun sequence and contains these coding sequences:
- the LOC106131318 gene encoding large ribosomal subunit protein bL28m; the encoded protein is MASSRLQATARHLSKTFKRKGRFEIGIASELPQAYKKFWREWKVLKPAAVHFVPQEGKWKRDELTGETFPIQNIPIPLKYPAEVHDGIWGGEAVVKGFQKRDTRRRRVPHYWVPVLKRTVVKSEVLNTHLSVTVTDRTISLINDHYGFDHYLLKTPACDLVSMLALKLKKQILTELMNGCPRYAHDAQKQKEIYEEYKTYLTSYTPEEIEWYGLTWYEALTKVAKQKEAANKPVPLKNVYRKNLVEKLKAAGIEGSSTSADDITSTTSWLAKMNPFGKKDEA